Proteins encoded within one genomic window of Dehalococcoidia bacterium:
- a CDS encoding histidine triad nucleotide-binding protein — MMDSIFTKIINKEIPSEIRYEDDLCIAIDDINPKSQVHILVIPKKPIININHANDDDQNILGHLLLVCKKIAEELNIEKSGYQILTNVEQGGGQTVMHLHLHLLSGNTLKL; from the coding sequence ATAATGGATTCTATTTTTACAAAAATAATTAACAAGGAAATTCCCTCTGAAATTCGCTATGAGGATGATTTATGCATAGCAATTGATGATATAAATCCTAAATCTCAGGTTCATATTTTAGTAATCCCAAAAAAACCAATAATAAACATTAATCATGCCAATGATGACGATCAAAATATTTTGGGTCATTTATTATTGGTGTGTAAAAAAATAGCTGAAGAACTAAATATCGAAAAATCTGGTTACCAAATATTAACTAATGTTGAACAAGGAGGAGGTCAAACAGTTATGCACCTTCATCTTCATTTATTGAGTGGGAATACTTTGAAATTATAA
- a CDS encoding DCC1-like thiol-disulfide oxidoreductase family protein, whose product MTKIVFYDHNCKICTCFKNWVLERSSYWTFLPNDENSIIGSGMKIDLSTPSKKIVCEDERIYLGGIAILKILAHCNGKISFVSKILLSLKFLYFIYNLFYFLFSKNRSKFSFLIPYIGC is encoded by the coding sequence ATGACAAAAATTGTATTTTACGATCATAATTGTAAAATTTGTACTTGTTTCAAAAATTGGGTACTTGAAAGATCATCTTATTGGACATTTCTTCCAAATGATGAAAATTCAATAATTGGCTCAGGAATGAAGATAGATTTATCAACGCCATCTAAAAAAATTGTATGTGAAGATGAAAGAATTTATTTAGGTGGAATTGCAATTTTAAAAATATTAGCTCATTGTAATGGCAAAATATCATTTGTTTCCAAAATTTTGTTGTCGCTTAAATTTTTATACTTTATCTATAATTTGTTTTATTTTTTGTTTTCTAAGAATAGGTCTAAATTTTCTTTTTTGATTCCTTATATCGGTTGTTAG
- the bcp gene encoding thioredoxin-dependent thiol peroxidase — MTLSEGSKVPDFKLLDQNNNTISLDTLSGKPAVLYFYPKDETPGCTVEACEFRDIYVEFSKMNCEIYGISPDDKKSHNKFIGNHSLPFTLLCDTDKKMINDYGVWGEKNMYGKVSMGIIRSTFLIDKQGILIKKWTNVKAKGHAEKVKAELEKI; from the coding sequence ATGACATTATCAGAGGGATCAAAAGTTCCAGATTTCAAATTATTAGATCAAAATAATAATACAATTTCCTTAGATACTTTATCAGGGAAACCTGCTGTTTTATATTTTTATCCTAAAGATGAAACTCCAGGATGTACTGTTGAGGCATGTGAATTTAGAGATATATATGTTGAGTTCAGTAAAATGAACTGTGAAATTTATGGAATAAGTCCTGATGATAAAAAATCTCATAATAAATTTATAGGAAACCATTCTTTGCCTTTTACTCTTCTTTGTGACACAGATAAAAAAATGATTAATGATTACGGAGTTTGGGGTGAAAAAAATATGTATGGTAAAGTTTCAATGGGTATAATTAGATCGACTTTTCTTATTGATAAACAAGGGATACTTATAAAGAAATGGACCAATGTTAAGGCTAAGGGTCATGCTGAAAAAGTAAAAGCCGAATTAGAAAAAATTTAA
- a CDS encoding DUF1501 domain-containing protein yields the protein MIKEKNLVVIQLSGGNDYLNTIVPYESGLYYDYRPNMGLKDDSIIPIDNNVAFNSNMDIFKKHFDEKNLAVMMGIGYPEPNRSHFRSMDIWHTAEPFESSSIGWLGKTVKNIDPEGKNPITAVNFGKGLPRALACPGVSVASVGALESYGLFTGVSGSQNREILLDTVDRIYQPMNLEGMPSLRLLQTGRGALDGADLLAEAPRSYKSNIEYPEDNPIAQSLKGIAQVASARLGTRIFYAQHGSFDTHTDELKNHSLLWQQLSTAIDCFQKDLKEQSLEEETIIWIFSEFGRRVADNGTGTDHGSGGVAFLLGKSVKGGLYGEYPNLDPSAQLEGDIKYNTDFRCLYSTILEDILGIEASSVLSEKFSKVEIIKS from the coding sequence ATGATTAAAGAAAAGAATTTAGTTGTAATCCAATTGAGTGGGGGTAATGACTATCTGAATACTATAGTGCCCTACGAATCTGGATTATATTATGATTACAGACCTAATATGGGGCTAAAAGATGATTCAATTATACCTATAGATAACAATGTGGCATTTAATTCCAATATGGATATTTTCAAGAAGCATTTTGATGAAAAGAATTTAGCAGTTATGATGGGTATCGGTTATCCAGAACCTAACAGGTCACATTTTAGATCAATGGATATATGGCATACAGCAGAACCTTTTGAAAGTAGTTCTATTGGATGGCTTGGGAAGACAGTAAAAAATATAGATCCAGAAGGTAAAAATCCAATAACAGCAGTAAATTTTGGTAAAGGTCTACCAAGAGCTTTAGCATGTCCAGGTGTATCAGTGGCATCAGTGGGAGCACTTGAATCTTATGGTTTATTCACAGGTGTTTCAGGGTCTCAAAATAGAGAGATTTTACTAGATACTGTTGATAGAATTTATCAACCCATGAATCTAGAAGGAATGCCTTCCCTAAGATTATTGCAAACAGGAAGAGGAGCTCTAGACGGTGCAGACTTATTAGCAGAAGCGCCAAGAAGTTATAAATCTAATATAGAGTACCCTGAAGATAATCCTATTGCACAATCTCTTAAGGGAATAGCACAAGTTGCAAGTGCAAGGCTTGGAACAAGAATCTTTTATGCTCAACATGGAAGTTTTGATACACATACTGATGAATTGAAAAATCATTCTTTATTATGGCAACAACTATCAACAGCAATAGATTGCTTTCAAAAAGATTTGAAAGAACAGTCATTAGAAGAAGAAACTATAATATGGATTTTTTCAGAATTTGGTAGAAGAGTAGCAGATAATGGTACAGGTACAGATCATGGTTCAGGAGGAGTAGCTTTTCTTCTTGGAAAATCTGTCAAAGGTGGTCTCTATGGAGAGTATCCTAATCTTGATCCATCTGCTCAACTTGAAGGAGATATAAAATATAACACTGATTTTAGATGTTTATACTCCACAATTTTAGAAGATATATTGGGAATTGAAGCTTCGAGTGTACTTAGTGAAAAATTTAGTAAAGTAGAAATTATAAAAAGCTGA
- a CDS encoding biotin attachment protein has protein sequence MKKINFMDTSFRDGFQSCLGARVKTEDFIPILSAALEAGNDNFEIGGGARFQSLYFYCQEDAFDMMDKSREIVGKDINLQTLARGANVVGLESQSRDIINLHAKLFKKHGITTIRNFDALMDIRNLSYSGQCITDAGLNHQIVIALMGLPPNLNEKYFHSADFYTDKIKEILKADIPFDSLAFKDASGTTPPSIVYDAVKNARKLLPKDTMIQFHTHDTAGMAISSNMAAIKAGADMIDLAMAPVSGGTSQTDILTMWQALRGTEYTLDIDEEKILEVEKMFIDQMEKYYMPPEATEVNPVIPFSPMPGGALTSNTQMMRDNGTLNLFPKVIENMREVVAKAGFGTSVTPVSQFYFQQAFMNTIQEKWSKITDSYGKMVLGYFGKTPSEPDPEIVKIASEQLSLEPTKEDVHDLNDANPKLGIEYNKKLLQEKNLETTEENIFISATCGAQGIAFLEGNAELGIRYAEDMKEVVQSKSQGSENLNGEYKTTVSINGQEYEVSVNEK, from the coding sequence ATGAAAAAAATTAATTTTATGGATACATCATTCAGGGATGGCTTTCAGTCATGCTTGGGAGCAAGAGTTAAGACTGAAGACTTCATACCAATTTTGTCTGCTGCATTAGAAGCGGGAAATGATAACTTTGAAATTGGAGGAGGTGCAAGATTTCAAAGCCTTTATTTCTATTGTCAAGAAGACGCCTTTGATATGATGGATAAGTCTAGAGAAATAGTTGGTAAAGATATCAACTTACAAACATTAGCAAGAGGTGCTAACGTAGTTGGTTTGGAATCTCAATCTAGAGATATAATCAATCTGCACGCTAAGTTATTTAAGAAACACGGTATAACAACCATTAGAAATTTTGATGCACTAATGGATATCAGAAATTTATCTTATTCAGGTCAGTGCATAACTGATGCAGGATTAAATCATCAAATTGTTATAGCTTTGATGGGATTACCTCCCAACCTAAACGAAAAATATTTTCATTCAGCTGATTTTTATACTGATAAAATCAAAGAAATACTTAAAGCAGATATTCCTTTTGATAGTCTAGCTTTCAAGGATGCTTCTGGTACAACTCCTCCATCAATTGTCTATGATGCTGTAAAAAATGCTAGAAAGTTATTACCAAAAGATACAATGATTCAATTCCACACTCATGATACAGCTGGAATGGCTATATCAAGCAATATGGCTGCAATCAAAGCTGGAGCAGATATGATTGATTTAGCAATGGCTCCAGTGAGTGGAGGTACATCTCAAACTGATATTTTGACAATGTGGCAAGCTTTACGAGGAACTGAATATACGTTGGATATAGATGAAGAAAAAATTTTGGAAGTAGAAAAGATGTTTATAGATCAGATGGAAAAATACTACATGCCACCAGAAGCTACTGAAGTTAATCCCGTGATTCCTTTTTCTCCTATGCCAGGAGGAGCTCTTACATCAAATACTCAAATGATGAGAGATAATGGGACATTAAATTTGTTTCCAAAAGTAATTGAAAATATGAGAGAAGTTGTAGCAAAAGCTGGATTTGGAACATCTGTGACACCCGTTTCTCAATTTTATTTTCAACAAGCATTCATGAATACAATTCAAGAAAAATGGTCTAAGATTACAGATAGTTATGGCAAAATGGTACTTGGATATTTTGGTAAAACACCTTCAGAACCAGATCCAGAAATTGTAAAAATTGCATCTGAACAATTATCACTAGAGCCCACAAAAGAAGATGTTCATGATTTAAACGATGCTAATCCAAAACTAGGAATCGAATATAATAAAAAATTATTACAAGAAAAGAATTTAGAAACTACTGAAGAAAATATTTTTATATCTGCTACATGCGGCGCCCAGGGTATAGCTTTTTTAGAGGGTAATGCTGAATTAGGGATTAGGTATGCTGAAGATATGAAAGAAGTAGTGCAATCTAAATCTCAGGGATCTGAAAACTTAAATGGTGAGTATAAAACTACTGTTTCTATAAATGGTCAAGAATATGAGGTTTCCGTTAACGAAAAATAA
- a CDS encoding NHL repeat-containing protein, with the protein MVTTANDYSHTIGIASFEGRGFMNPIDVIFNDELLYVLSRSNASNKNNRISALTVDSNHKFEFANWGEEPGKSILPTAIEIDKDNKIILSDEHLNRISIFDLEGKLINHWGEFGNKEGQLNRPSGISIDSENNILVVDHLNSRIQKFDTSGKYISCFGKFGKDVGEFNYPWGIDIDKDQNIYIADWRNNRVQIFNSNGNYVNSIENYEDQKLAKPSSVHISTKGNIFVTNWADNSVIIYDSKLNFISKLIGDATISKWCQEFLDVNPEQSSWREEAGLFEEEKRFWRPQNIDSNEDLIFITDSCRHRIQIYKNRF; encoded by the coding sequence ATGGTTACGACCGCAAATGATTATAGTCATACAATAGGAATTGCATCCTTCGAAGGAAGAGGATTTATGAATCCTATTGATGTAATTTTTAATGATGAACTACTATATGTACTCAGTAGATCAAATGCTTCGAATAAAAATAATAGAATTAGCGCTCTAACAGTAGATTCAAATCATAAATTTGAATTCGCAAATTGGGGAGAAGAGCCAGGTAAATCTATATTACCAACCGCTATTGAAATAGATAAGGATAATAAAATTATCTTATCAGACGAGCATCTCAATAGAATCTCTATATTTGATTTAGAAGGGAAGCTAATCAATCATTGGGGCGAATTTGGAAATAAAGAAGGCCAACTAAACAGACCTTCAGGCATTTCAATTGATTCTGAAAATAATATATTGGTTGTTGATCACCTTAACTCAAGAATTCAAAAATTTGATACTAGTGGAAAATATATATCTTGTTTTGGAAAATTCGGTAAAGATGTTGGTGAGTTTAACTATCCTTGGGGTATAGATATAGATAAAGATCAAAATATTTATATTGCTGATTGGAGAAATAACAGAGTTCAAATATTTAATTCAAATGGAAATTATGTAAATTCTATTGAAAATTATGAAGATCAAAAATTAGCAAAACCCTCTTCAGTACATATTAGTACAAAAGGAAATATATTCGTAACTAACTGGGCTGATAATTCTGTCATAATTTATGATTCTAAACTAAATTTCATATCAAAATTAATTGGTGACGCAACCATTTCAAAATGGTGTCAAGAATTTCTAGATGTTAACCCTGAGCAATCTAGTTGGAGAGAAGAAGCAGGATTATTTGAGGAAGAAAAAAGATTTTGGAGACCTCAAAATATTGATTCAAATGAAGACTTAATTTTTATAACAGATTCCTGTAGGCATAGAATTCAAATATACAAAAATAGATTTTAA
- a CDS encoding MFS transporter: MASISSTQLVTIFSGKLVFDISGSEFLLGLVASIFGLGTIILNFVGGVIADRFEKKILLILTSLAMAVTLLILAIVDAYDFETVAIVILICSLLGFITGIDWPLRASIFTDFIEDKNHIVSAVALNSLLWQGMRILAPGLGGFIIAYYGTPIIFFISSLGFLIMASALIIIKHEPPNVAPRIKKSFVSETMEGINFIAKDTVFRIIIIISYLTMGFAMSYLQLIPSLTEIYKNTSYGNISSQIMGIMLSVGGIGAVTGNMITSGIKNKINLGKITLSMNIVSVVLVFFFGLSNYLTANENIYDNPWISMNLLLSIVFIFFAGISNAIFIVCSITILQMKVPENLRGRVMGIHTITFSMLTAGALVLGLVAEFSTSSISIMIFSGILIVINTIVYFKNPNIKAII, encoded by the coding sequence ATAGCATCAATTTCTTCTACTCAATTGGTAACTATTTTTAGTGGGAAATTAGTATTTGATATTAGTGGTTCAGAATTTTTACTTGGATTAGTAGCAAGCATTTTTGGTTTAGGCACAATAATTCTTAATTTTGTAGGTGGAGTTATAGCAGACAGATTTGAAAAAAAAATCCTACTGATATTAACGTCACTTGCAATGGCAGTAACATTATTAATTCTAGCTATTGTAGATGCTTATGATTTTGAAACTGTGGCAATAGTAATTTTAATTTGTAGTTTATTAGGATTTATTACAGGAATAGATTGGCCACTAAGAGCATCTATTTTTACAGATTTCATTGAAGATAAAAATCATATTGTAAGCGCTGTGGCATTAAATTCTTTACTTTGGCAAGGTATGAGAATTTTAGCTCCAGGATTAGGTGGATTTATTATCGCTTATTATGGCACTCCAATAATATTTTTTATAAGTTCTTTAGGATTTCTTATAATGGCTTCGGCTCTAATTATAATAAAGCATGAGCCACCAAATGTAGCACCGAGAATCAAAAAATCTTTTGTAAGCGAAACGATGGAAGGAATAAATTTTATTGCGAAAGATACTGTCTTTAGAATTATTATTATAATTAGTTACTTAACTATGGGATTTGCGATGTCTTACCTTCAATTGATCCCATCACTTACTGAAATATATAAAAATACTTCTTATGGGAATATTTCATCTCAAATAATGGGCATTATGCTTTCTGTTGGGGGAATAGGAGCAGTAACTGGAAATATGATAACTTCTGGAATAAAAAACAAAATAAACTTAGGTAAAATAACTCTAAGTATGAATATAGTCTCTGTAGTATTAGTTTTTTTCTTTGGGTTATCAAATTATTTAACCGCTAATGAAAATATTTATGATAATCCTTGGATTTCGATGAATTTATTACTTTCTATTGTGTTTATATTTTTTGCTGGAATATCAAATGCAATTTTTATTGTTTGCTCGATAACAATACTACAAATGAAAGTTCCTGAAAATCTGAGAGGAAGAGTTATGGGAATTCATACTATAACTTTTAGTATGTTAACTGCAGGTGCATTGGTTCTTGGATTAGTTGCTGAATTTTCAACATCAAGCATATCAATTATGATTTTTTCAGGAATTCTAATTGTAATTAATACGATAGTTTATTTTAAGAATCCAAATATAAAAGCCATAATCTAA
- a CDS encoding Zn-dependent alcohol dehydrogenase has protein sequence MKAAVLFETKGKLSVENVDISEPKKDEVLVKIKASGLCHTDWETMHGYQPVNLPAIIGHEGAGVVEAVGEGVDNVSVGDNVICSWNPNCGICFYCDNGQPILCEVQKKYNSQGVLFDGTTRASLNGQNLHYYSLVSTHAEYTIIPKQGAVKVRKDFPLDRASLLGCAVMTGYGGAVYAGNIKPETSVVVIGCGAVGLSAIQGARISGASKIIAVDIFDNKLEFAKKVGATHTINSKIDNPIEACLEITDGRGVDCAIESAGHNETIRQTLECSRPGARIVILGKTPYGVEINLPFYTLMGERELIRTSYGKSHPRIDFPRLANLYMDGKLYLDEMITKTYKIEEINEGFDALERGELARGLVIF, from the coding sequence TTGAAAGCAGCAGTTCTATTTGAAACTAAAGGTAAACTTTCAGTTGAAAATGTTGATATTTCAGAACCAAAAAAAGATGAGGTTTTAGTAAAAATAAAAGCAAGTGGTTTATGCCATACAGATTGGGAAACCATGCATGGTTATCAACCTGTAAATTTACCTGCAATAATAGGTCATGAAGGAGCGGGAGTTGTTGAAGCAGTAGGTGAAGGTGTCGATAACGTAAGCGTTGGAGATAATGTAATTTGTTCATGGAACCCAAATTGTGGGATATGTTTTTACTGTGATAATGGCCAGCCAATTCTTTGTGAAGTGCAAAAAAAATATAATTCTCAAGGTGTACTATTCGATGGAACAACTAGAGCTTCTCTTAATGGTCAAAATTTACATTACTATAGCCTTGTTTCTACTCATGCAGAATACACAATTATTCCTAAGCAAGGCGCAGTAAAAGTAAGAAAAGATTTTCCTCTAGATAGAGCATCTTTATTAGGTTGTGCTGTAATGACAGGATATGGCGGAGCAGTATATGCAGGAAATATAAAACCAGAAACCTCAGTTGTAGTTATAGGATGCGGTGCAGTTGGATTAAGCGCAATTCAAGGGGCAAGAATATCAGGTGCATCAAAGATTATAGCTGTTGATATTTTTGATAACAAATTAGAATTTGCAAAAAAAGTTGGAGCTACACACACTATTAATTCTAAGATAGACAATCCAATAGAGGCTTGCTTAGAAATAACTGATGGCAGAGGCGTAGATTGTGCAATTGAATCAGCAGGTCATAATGAAACAATTCGACAAACTTTAGAATGTTCAAGACCCGGTGCTAGAATTGTTATTTTAGGCAAAACTCCTTATGGAGTAGAAATAAATTTACCTTTTTATACACTTATGGGAGAAAGAGAATTAATTAGAACTTCATATGGAAAAAGTCATCCTAGAATTGATTTTCCAAGACTAGCTAATTTATATATGGATGGTAAATTATACTTAGACGAAATGATAACAAAAACATATAAAATAGAGGAAATTAACGAAGGGTTTGATGCACTAGAAAGAGGAGAACTTGCTAGAGGATTAGTAATATTTTAA
- the nudC gene encoding NAD(+) diphosphatase — MGKVLKFSGNNIDRLEVERRNEDWVSEKINDPNSKVLVYNRSKILVKKIYSNITVKFLRLGDIRESGIDPKLILLGDLGGEIYLSTDLNDVDEEIVNGLISKDEEFIDCRTAGDQLSQAQGGMISQSKSQLEWNRKNSFCGICAGKTEGLRGGQSRKCSSCEIELFPRTDPVIISLVTNGEYCLLGQSKGRLSRLNIYSCLAGFIDQGESIEEAVAREIMEESGIKVKNVKYYASQPWPFPWSLMIGCHAEAETEEINFDEHEMHSVKWFHRDEVLSALEEKNDNLSVPGNIAIAHHLIKAWATKEV; from the coding sequence ATGGGAAAAGTACTTAAATTTTCAGGAAATAATATAGATAGATTAGAAGTTGAAAGAAGAAACGAGGATTGGGTTTCAGAAAAAATCAATGATCCAAACTCAAAAGTCTTGGTTTACAATAGATCTAAAATTTTAGTAAAAAAAATATACTCAAATATTACTGTTAAATTTCTTAGGTTAGGTGACATTAGAGAATCTGGGATTGATCCTAAATTAATTTTACTTGGAGATCTTGGTGGAGAAATTTATCTATCTACAGACTTAAATGATGTTGATGAAGAAATAGTAAATGGACTTATTTCCAAAGATGAAGAATTTATAGACTGTAGGACTGCTGGAGACCAACTAAGTCAAGCTCAAGGTGGAATGATAAGTCAAAGTAAAAGTCAACTTGAGTGGAACAGAAAAAATTCTTTTTGTGGAATTTGTGCAGGAAAAACAGAAGGATTAAGAGGAGGGCAATCTAGAAAATGCTCAAGCTGTGAAATAGAACTTTTCCCTAGAACAGATCCAGTTATTATATCCCTCGTAACTAATGGTGAATATTGTCTTTTAGGTCAGTCAAAAGGAAGATTATCAAGACTAAATATATATTCTTGTTTAGCAGGATTTATTGACCAAGGTGAATCTATTGAAGAAGCCGTTGCCAGAGAAATCATGGAAGAATCTGGTATAAAAGTCAAGAATGTAAAGTATTACGCATCTCAGCCTTGGCCTTTTCCTTGGTCACTGATGATTGGTTGTCATGCTGAAGCTGAAACAGAAGAAATTAACTTTGATGAGCATGAAATGCACTCAGTAAAATGGTTTCATAGAGATGAAGTTTTATCAGCATTAGAAGAAAAAAACGACAATTTATCAGTACCCGGCAATATAGCTATAGCCCATCATCTAATAAAGGCTTGGGCCACAAAAGAGGTCTAA